Genomic DNA from Peribacillus sp. FSL H8-0477:
AGCAAATAAATACCCAGTTTCCTGGGTATTTATTTTAGAGGCACCGTATTAAGGTATCGCCAAACGATCGGATATCCTCCAAATAATCGTACTCCGGAGGTGAACCAAAACTGTTAAGCATTCTAACTGCCACCAGATTATGTTCTGGCACCACTAACAACGATGTATTCGTATAACCGAGAATTTGATAAGAACCAGCAGGTACTTGGCTGCCTATTTCTGTTTTTAAGGCTGGATGCTCTTTCACGAACCATAAGAAGCCATTTTGTGGAGAATTACGATCCTCTAGAGTTGGACTATGGACAGAAACCGCTAATTCAAGGATTTCCCTTGGAACAATGGTCCTCCCGTTTATCACTCCCTGATTCAAATGGAGATAGCCAAAGAGAGCTAATTCACGTGCAGAGATATACATATTCATTTTATCGCCATCGATACTATTGCTTGTATACCATGATCGATCATTTGGATGTTGAAGAATAACGTCCGCAAGTTGTTTATGTTTTGTTCCATACCAGCCTGTTTCTTTAAAATCAAGGGGCTCGAAAATCAAGGTTCGAAGTAATTCAGCCACTGTTTTCCCTGTC
This window encodes:
- a CDS encoding serine hydrolase domain-containing protein, which codes for MVLTKNLTNQFNEVKKHVKHTADSVACSGGACMVIQNDQVILEDYFGRQSLADEARKVQADTQFHVASVRKSYIGFAAAYAVYTGCISSIDDPVTRYLPMIAGELTAGVTIRHLLTHTHGLTKKDDRLIREFPAGTNWAYRAIGVEWLTQIIKATTGKTVAELLRTLIFEPLDFKETGWYGTKHKQLADVILQHPNDRSWYTSNSIDGDKMNMYISARELALFGYLHLNQGVINGRTIVPREILELAVSVHSPTLEDRNSPQNGFLWFVKEHPALKTEIGSQVPAGSYQILGYTNTSLLVVPEHNLVAVRMLNSFGSPPEYDYLEDIRSFGDTLIRCL